In Mesoaciditoga lauensis cd-1655R = DSM 25116, one genomic interval encodes:
- a CDS encoding MotA/TolQ/ExbB proton channel family protein has translation MSVGNFIQGGGPILIVVLLLGLVGLLFFFERLFVILKEKAELRVLSVKVRNSIAQKNITASKQHCRASSSIFASVMLKAFEYYEKRQISEFESVLQGFVEDETFKLEKNFRYISMSISLSPLLGFFGTVIGMVQVFSGIQAVGGISGLQGQASLAQGISVALYTTVGGLAVAIVMAILMTVLRELEDRLLGNTIEEIRTSVGKLKAIPAEEVH, from the coding sequence ATGTCTGTTGGTAATTTCATTCAAGGTGGAGGGCCGATTCTGATCGTTGTTTTGCTTTTAGGACTTGTAGGACTGCTTTTCTTTTTCGAAAGACTTTTTGTGATATTGAAAGAAAAAGCAGAATTAAGAGTCCTCTCTGTGAAGGTTAGAAACTCCATTGCGCAAAAGAATATCACAGCCTCAAAGCAACATTGCAGGGCTTCTTCAAGCATTTTTGCCTCTGTGATGCTGAAAGCCTTTGAGTACTACGAGAAACGGCAAATATCTGAATTTGAAAGCGTTCTTCAAGGTTTCGTTGAAGATGAGACTTTCAAACTTGAAAAGAATTTCAGGTATATAAGCATGTCAATATCTCTTTCGCCTCTGCTTGGTTTCTTTGGAACAGTTATAGGGATGGTACAAGTTTTCAGTGGAATACAAGCTGTGGGAGGGATTTCTGGTCTGCAAGGCCAAGCTTCTCTTGCACAAGGTATAAGCGTTGCGCTTTACACCACCGTTGGTGGTCTTGCTGTGGCAATAGTTATGGCAATTCTTATGACGGTTTTAAGAGAACTCGAAGATAGGTTGCTTGGAAACACCATCGAAGAGATTCGCACCTCCGTTGGAAAGTTGAAAGCTATCCCCGCGGAGGAGGTGCACTGA
- a CDS encoding endonuclease/exonuclease/phosphatase family protein encodes MEFVSQVVIWTLIGAIGVLGAFLLFSTMTIYSPPKVMELSAISTPVNFENAVSTKFSVLTWNIGYAGLDASEDFFMDGGTMSMPPNKEVVEKNMKGIKSFLNAHQTDFISLQEVDENSARSYGINEISEISNMLKDRFGYYALNYKVNFVPVPLSHPMGNVKSGIALFTKYKPLKVERWSFPGDYSWPVSLFQLKRCFIASWYNVENSNKKLVYVNLHLSAFDKGGTLRKTQLDYLKRFMLLEYEKGNYVIVGGDWNNMMPGITLHHFKFTTPLKYLDIYMNFPKDWTPKGWKWAYDPSTPSLRSDEKPYVKGENFTTIIDGFLVSPNVNILSVKAFDLGFKNSDHNPVEMEIELGK; translated from the coding sequence ATGGAATTCGTATCGCAAGTGGTAATATGGACGTTAATTGGAGCGATAGGAGTGTTGGGGGCGTTTTTGCTCTTCTCAACGATGACGATTTATTCTCCACCCAAGGTTATGGAATTAAGCGCTATAAGTACACCAGTGAACTTTGAAAATGCTGTTTCCACAAAATTCTCCGTTTTAACATGGAATATTGGATACGCAGGACTAGATGCGTCAGAAGACTTTTTCATGGACGGTGGTACCATGTCAATGCCGCCCAATAAAGAAGTCGTAGAAAAAAATATGAAAGGCATTAAAAGCTTTCTGAATGCACACCAAACGGATTTTATCTCTCTTCAAGAAGTTGATGAGAACTCTGCGAGAAGTTATGGAATCAACGAAATAAGTGAAATTTCGAATATGTTGAAAGATCGTTTTGGATATTACGCTTTGAATTACAAAGTGAATTTTGTTCCCGTACCGCTGTCCCATCCAATGGGAAATGTTAAATCCGGCATTGCACTTTTCACAAAGTACAAACCTTTAAAAGTTGAAAGATGGTCTTTCCCAGGCGATTACAGTTGGCCAGTTAGCCTTTTCCAATTAAAGAGATGTTTTATTGCAAGCTGGTACAACGTGGAAAATTCAAACAAAAAACTGGTATACGTGAACTTGCATCTTTCCGCTTTCGACAAAGGTGGAACGCTGAGGAAAACACAACTGGATTATTTGAAAAGATTCATGTTGTTGGAATATGAAAAGGGAAATTACGTAATTGTTGGAGGAGACTGGAATAACATGATGCCAGGCATAACCCTTCATCACTTCAAATTCACAACGCCTTTGAAATACCTTGATATATACATGAACTTCCCAAAAGATTGGACACCAAAAGGATGGAAATGGGCATACGATCCTTCAACACCAAGTTTGCGTTCTGATGAAAAACCTTACGTAAAAGGTGAAAATTTTACCACCATCATAGATGGATTTCTCGTTTCTCCAAATGTGAACATTTTGTCGGTAAAAGCTTTTGATCTGGGATTCAAAAACAGCGACCATAACCCTGTTGAAATGGAAATAGAGTTGGGAAAATAA
- a CDS encoding ATPase, T2SS/T4P/T4SS family — translation MVASYKRIGEILVSKGYITTETLERALEVSKRTGKPVGRVLVENNFVTWDDIAEALATQYGLPKLEELPPNVPYDVLNAIPRNLVSTYRIIPYKKEGNTIFVATDSVLNYTQVVREIRFVTGMNVKVSIIPTDMFDAVYQSIYGSQIDTGFAPEFEEIPREREIEMPTEEEEEEEEESEEAPAVRLVRAIIEGGIVQGASDIHIEPSRTIVSVRYRIDGILKKVTSYPIKTHSSIVSRIKIMSGLDISEKRLPQDGKYFMRFKDEQYDFRVSTMPTVYGEKIVMRILKVSASQQRISDLGFSEYNTKRFMELINYPYGIILLTGPTGSGKSTTLVAAINEIKDVTKNIITVEDPVEYNIDGVNQCQVNAEIGLTYARFLRAILRQDPNIIMVGEIRDRETAQLAMEASMTGHLVFSTLHTNDAPSAISRLVNLGLDPHMIGVSLIGVVGQRLVRKLCNECKTEVQPNEEVLKVAKKLYPHMEPKMYAAGRCPTCQSGYSGRTAINEVMIVTPGIRELLYRGASDTELREEARRSGMRTMFEDGIEKILRGITSYEEITRVVRDE, via the coding sequence ATTGTGGCATCTTATAAAAGAATAGGTGAAATACTTGTTTCAAAGGGATATATAACAACAGAAACTCTTGAGAGGGCACTTGAAGTGTCAAAAAGAACTGGAAAACCTGTGGGGCGGGTACTTGTCGAGAATAACTTCGTTACTTGGGATGATATAGCGGAAGCACTTGCCACTCAATACGGTCTTCCAAAATTGGAAGAACTTCCTCCCAACGTTCCGTACGATGTTTTGAATGCCATTCCTAGAAATTTAGTATCTACGTATAGAATAATCCCTTACAAAAAAGAAGGAAATACCATTTTCGTGGCAACCGATAGTGTGTTGAATTACACACAGGTTGTGCGGGAGATACGCTTTGTGACAGGAATGAACGTGAAGGTCTCCATAATACCCACGGATATGTTTGATGCCGTTTATCAGAGCATTTACGGTTCTCAAATAGATACAGGATTCGCACCAGAATTTGAAGAAATACCTCGTGAAAGAGAAATAGAGATGCCGACCGAGGAGGAAGAAGAGGAAGAGGAAGAAAGCGAAGAAGCGCCAGCCGTGAGGTTGGTGAGAGCAATAATCGAAGGCGGAATAGTTCAAGGCGCAAGTGACATACATATAGAACCTTCACGAACAATTGTAAGTGTTAGATACAGAATTGACGGCATACTGAAGAAAGTTACCTCTTACCCCATAAAAACCCATTCTTCCATAGTTTCAAGAATAAAGATCATGTCTGGATTGGATATTTCTGAGAAAAGGCTTCCTCAAGACGGAAAATATTTCATGAGATTTAAAGATGAGCAATACGATTTCAGGGTCTCTACCATGCCAACGGTGTATGGTGAAAAGATAGTTATGAGAATTTTAAAGGTTTCGGCTTCTCAACAGAGAATATCCGACTTGGGATTCAGCGAGTACAACACGAAGAGATTCATGGAACTTATAAATTATCCTTACGGTATCATACTTCTAACAGGGCCGACTGGAAGTGGAAAATCAACAACGCTGGTTGCCGCTATAAACGAGATCAAAGACGTCACTAAAAACATAATAACGGTTGAAGATCCTGTTGAATACAACATCGACGGAGTTAATCAATGTCAAGTGAATGCAGAAATTGGTCTTACTTACGCAAGATTTTTGCGCGCCATCTTACGGCAAGATCCTAACATCATAATGGTTGGTGAAATCAGGGACAGAGAAACCGCACAATTGGCCATGGAGGCTTCGATGACAGGTCATTTGGTTTTCAGCACTCTTCATACGAACGATGCTCCATCGGCCATTTCAAGGCTTGTGAATTTAGGTTTGGACCCTCACATGATAGGAGTTTCTCTCATAGGTGTGGTAGGTCAAAGGCTTGTCAGAAAGCTCTGCAATGAGTGTAAAACGGAAGTTCAACCTAACGAAGAGGTCTTGAAAGTGGCTAAGAAGCTTTATCCACACATGGAACCCAAGATGTACGCCGCCGGTAGATGCCCAACGTGCCAAAGCGGTTACAGTGGAAGAACGGCTATCAACGAAGTTATGATCGTTACGCCTGGAATAAGAGAGTTGCTTTACAGAGGAGCATCTGATACAGAACTAAGAGAAGAAGCACGGCGTAGCGGAATGCGAACGATGTTTGAAGATGGAATAGAAAAAATCTTGAGAGGAATAACATCTTACGAGGAAATCACGCGCGTGGTGAGAGATGAATGA
- the ftsZ gene encoding cell division protein FtsZ — MPFEIEEEGRRERKVKRIPTIKVMGVGGSGNNAITRMIEVGIKDVIFVSANTDLQVLEASQADVTIQLGAETTRGLGAGGYPEIGERAAEESVEEIEKVLDDTDLLFLTAGLGGGTGTGATPVIARVARELGILTVAIVTTPFYFEGNNRWRIAMEGLKKLQNEVDTLIRISNNKLLEELPVDITIPEAFLKADETLHQGVKGISELITKRGYINLDFADVESVMRDAGPAMLGIGIGKGENRAEEAAKMAMESRLLDQPVNNASAIILNVSAPKNVTMKEMHVAASVIRQGCSEEADVKFGLIIDDSIPDDEMRVTLIATGFEEADKLLFNDNDIPAIYRSGLDEFLK, encoded by the coding sequence ATGCCTTTTGAAATTGAAGAAGAAGGTAGACGTGAAAGGAAAGTTAAAAGGATACCCACTATAAAAGTGATGGGAGTGGGTGGTTCCGGTAATAATGCCATAACAAGAATGATCGAAGTCGGGATAAAAGACGTTATCTTTGTCTCTGCTAACACCGATCTTCAAGTGTTGGAGGCCAGTCAAGCGGACGTTACCATTCAACTTGGGGCTGAAACAACGAGAGGATTGGGCGCAGGAGGGTATCCCGAAATAGGAGAAAGGGCTGCGGAAGAAAGCGTTGAAGAGATAGAAAAAGTGCTCGATGATACAGATTTACTCTTCTTAACGGCTGGTTTGGGAGGAGGCACAGGCACCGGTGCAACTCCTGTTATTGCCAGAGTTGCGAGAGAACTTGGAATATTGACTGTCGCAATAGTGACAACACCATTTTACTTTGAAGGCAATAACAGATGGAGAATAGCCATGGAAGGACTGAAAAAGCTTCAAAATGAAGTGGATACACTCATCCGCATTTCGAACAACAAATTGTTGGAAGAGTTGCCTGTGGATATAACCATTCCCGAGGCATTCCTTAAAGCAGACGAAACTCTTCACCAAGGCGTTAAAGGAATTTCAGAATTGATCACCAAACGCGGATACATCAACCTTGACTTCGCAGATGTTGAATCCGTAATGAGAGACGCTGGACCAGCCATGCTGGGAATAGGAATAGGCAAGGGCGAGAATAGAGCCGAAGAAGCTGCGAAGATGGCTATGGAATCGAGATTGCTGGATCAGCCCGTTAACAACGCTTCTGCCATAATCTTGAACGTTTCCGCTCCTAAGAATGTCACCATGAAAGAAATGCATGTGGCAGCGTCTGTAATACGCCAGGGTTGCAGCGAAGAAGCGGATGTGAAATTTGGACTTATAATAGACGACTCCATACCAGATGATGAAATGAGAGTAACTCTCATAGCTACCGGCTTCGAAGAAGCGGATAAATTGCTTTTCAACGATAACGATATTCCGGCTATATACAGATCCGGCCTAGATGAATTTTTGAAATAA
- a CDS encoding ExbD/TolR family protein: MRKRSLNGAEDFRIELTSLVDIMFLLILFLVLTTTFTVSQGKFNVKLPGAVTSTSQTQQNKVLTIIVTSNDDVYLGDKKVGLEGLLTSVSQYVQQNGTPTAVYLKADKDARYGIIVKVMDVLRMQKVFNINLIVKKLQ; this comes from the coding sequence TTGAGAAAGAGGTCGCTTAACGGCGCAGAAGATTTTAGAATAGAACTTACATCCCTTGTGGATATTATGTTCCTTCTCATACTTTTCTTGGTCTTAACCACAACTTTCACGGTAAGCCAAGGAAAATTCAACGTGAAATTACCAGGCGCCGTTACAAGTACCTCTCAAACTCAACAAAACAAAGTCCTTACCATTATCGTCACATCCAACGATGACGTATATCTTGGAGACAAAAAAGTGGGCCTTGAAGGCTTGTTGACCTCTGTTTCACAATACGTCCAGCAAAACGGTACGCCGACGGCTGTTTATTTGAAAGCGGATAAAGATGCCAGGTATGGAATCATTGTGAAAGTTATGGACGTTTTAAGAATGCAAAAGGTTTTCAACATCAATTTGATCGTGAAAAAGCTCCAATGA
- a CDS encoding HD-GYP domain-containing protein: MKLFFDSQDIFLKSILEKSLKDEGIELVPFDIEKSKLVEIAIVDVRKKDDLENIRKIRERNGRAIIFGLLPHKDEVLKNAVFDAGADEILDFPFDEEEVKTLFPSLFAAYKMGGGYSRGRISDFIDHVKRMVKSLKENERLGFTLLEKLQQVASFRDNDTAEHTQRVGKVSEMLAEEIGLSPQEVIDIRLTAPLHDIGKIGIPDSILMKKGSLDEKEWEFMKKHTEIGAKILESDLDILKCAKRIALYHHEKYDGNGYPAGLKGEDIPIEARIVTVADSFDAIVSARPYKPPRSYLEGIEELKRNSGTQFDPKIVDAFVKISERIFTLYKSLK, from the coding sequence ATGAAATTATTTTTCGACTCCCAGGATATATTTTTGAAAAGCATATTAGAGAAAAGTTTGAAAGATGAAGGAATAGAACTGGTACCATTTGATATAGAAAAAAGTAAGTTGGTTGAGATTGCCATTGTTGATGTTAGAAAAAAAGACGATTTGGAAAACATAAGAAAGATAAGAGAGAGAAATGGCAGAGCAATCATTTTTGGCTTGCTTCCCCATAAAGATGAAGTGCTGAAAAATGCAGTTTTTGATGCGGGAGCGGATGAAATCCTGGATTTTCCATTTGATGAGGAAGAAGTGAAAACCCTTTTTCCTTCACTTTTTGCAGCTTACAAGATGGGTGGAGGGTATTCAAGGGGAAGAATTTCGGATTTCATAGATCATGTCAAAAGAATGGTGAAATCGCTGAAAGAAAACGAAAGATTGGGCTTTACGTTGCTGGAAAAGCTTCAACAAGTAGCTTCTTTTAGAGATAACGATACAGCAGAGCACACACAAAGGGTAGGCAAAGTTTCAGAGATGCTTGCCGAGGAAATAGGATTGTCCCCTCAAGAAGTTATAGATATAAGGCTAACTGCCCCTTTACATGACATAGGCAAGATAGGAATACCAGATTCTATTTTGATGAAAAAGGGAAGCTTGGATGAAAAAGAGTGGGAATTCATGAAGAAACACACTGAAATAGGGGCTAAAATATTGGAAAGTGATTTGGACATATTGAAATGCGCCAAGAGAATAGCACTTTACCATCATGAAAAATATGATGGTAATGGATATCCAGCGGGATTAAAGGGAGAAGATATTCCCATTGAGGCAAGGATTGTAACCGTTGCCGATTCATTTGATGCCATTGTCAGCGCCAGGCCATACAAGCCACCTAGATCCTACTTAGAAGGAATCGAAGAATTGAAAAGGAATTCAGGTACTCAGTTTGATCCCAAAATAGTGGATGCCTTTGTGAAAATTTCCGAAAGGATATTCACTCTGTATAAAAGTTTGAAGTGA
- a CDS encoding calcium/sodium antiporter produces the protein MYVLLQIGILVISLVLLERGADWLVEGASSLGERFHVSELFIGLTVVAFGTSAPEFAVSLVGALQHKGGIAIGNVIGSNIANIALILGITLMMGKIVTKKKTLMYEIPFLIAVQLSATMLFLKDGYFDYHDGIILLAFLAIFLVYAVSTSKSEFIEEVKEVEAPKKSLLSASLLTIVGLAGVTAGGELGVYSAVNIARSLHVSETLIATTIVAFGTSVPELATSLKAASKSKKDLALGNVIGSNMFNILGVLGVSSLFSRISPDRNVNVDLLFMNGIGILLFLIFLNRHRSAKGWKGVILVVSYVLYIVYGIMMR, from the coding sequence TTGTACGTACTTTTGCAAATAGGAATTTTAGTCATATCACTGGTACTTCTTGAAAGAGGAGCCGATTGGCTCGTCGAAGGTGCCTCATCTCTTGGAGAAAGATTTCACGTCTCGGAGCTATTTATAGGCTTAACCGTAGTTGCTTTTGGAACGAGTGCACCAGAATTTGCCGTAAGTCTTGTGGGTGCTCTTCAACACAAAGGTGGAATAGCGATAGGAAATGTCATCGGTTCTAACATAGCAAATATCGCTTTAATACTTGGAATAACCTTAATGATGGGGAAAATAGTGACAAAAAAGAAAACCCTCATGTATGAAATTCCTTTTTTAATCGCAGTTCAGCTGTCTGCCACCATGCTTTTTTTGAAAGATGGTTATTTTGATTACCACGACGGCATCATTCTCTTGGCTTTTCTTGCCATATTTCTTGTATATGCCGTAAGCACTTCCAAATCGGAATTTATAGAAGAAGTTAAAGAAGTTGAAGCCCCTAAAAAGAGTTTATTATCGGCATCTCTTCTCACGATCGTAGGTTTAGCAGGCGTAACAGCAGGCGGAGAACTGGGAGTTTACTCTGCTGTGAATATTGCAAGGAGTCTCCATGTAAGTGAAACGTTAATAGCCACCACCATAGTGGCCTTTGGAACAAGTGTTCCAGAACTTGCCACTTCCTTAAAAGCCGCTTCAAAGTCAAAAAAGGATTTGGCTCTTGGCAACGTTATAGGTTCTAACATGTTCAACATTCTTGGCGTGTTGGGAGTTTCATCGCTTTTTTCAAGGATAAGTCCTGACAGAAACGTGAATGTAGATCTTCTCTTCATGAACGGCATCGGAATCTTGCTTTTCCTCATATTCTTAAATAGGCATAGGAGTGCGAAAGGCTGGAAGGGCGTTATACTTGTGGTCTCATACGTGCTGTACATAGTATATGGAATAATGATGAGATGA
- a CDS encoding cation diffusion facilitator family transporter, with translation MEEQRTTRSLRAIKIGIYGNVALALLKVVLGIVGFSVSLIADGIDTTADVVKSVFVYRAVKIASQPPSEEYPYGYGRAETVVTNIVGMSVIFAGILILMESIKDFGQTHPLGILMIIGALASILGKIALSTYMFVIAKKVNSQALLANAKDYLSDVFASAAVLVGGLLVTFTHMSYFDPLASIVVSGIIGYVGVEIVKSGIPEIMEKNENAEMLEEIYSIIKKAPYTFHPHKVRIRKLGPYYLVDMHVELPGNMSVRRAHETVSHIEKVIKERFPNVKEVTIHEEPIGGGKDEW, from the coding sequence GTGGAAGAACAAAGAACCACACGCAGTTTGAGAGCAATAAAAATAGGAATATACGGAAACGTAGCTCTTGCCCTGTTGAAAGTTGTGCTGGGAATAGTCGGATTTTCCGTCTCTTTAATAGCAGATGGTATTGACACCACAGCAGATGTTGTAAAGTCCGTTTTTGTGTACAGAGCTGTTAAGATCGCTTCACAGCCACCTTCCGAAGAGTACCCGTATGGATATGGAAGGGCAGAAACGGTTGTAACGAACATCGTTGGAATGTCGGTTATCTTTGCTGGCATTCTTATTCTCATGGAATCGATAAAAGACTTTGGGCAAACACATCCTTTGGGAATTCTCATGATAATCGGTGCCCTTGCAAGTATTTTGGGTAAGATAGCGCTTTCCACTTACATGTTTGTAATCGCAAAGAAGGTTAACAGCCAAGCCTTGCTTGCCAACGCAAAAGATTATCTCAGCGATGTTTTTGCATCGGCAGCTGTGCTTGTGGGTGGGCTGTTGGTGACTTTTACGCATATGTCTTACTTCGACCCACTTGCTTCCATAGTGGTTTCAGGCATAATTGGATATGTGGGAGTAGAAATAGTTAAGTCAGGAATTCCGGAAATAATGGAGAAAAATGAAAACGCCGAAATGCTTGAAGAAATTTACAGTATAATCAAAAAGGCCCCTTACACTTTTCACCCTCACAAAGTGAGAATAAGAAAATTAGGCCCTTATTATTTGGTAGATATGCATGTGGAACTGCCGGGGAACATGAGCGTAAGAAGGGCCCACGAAACCGTTAGCCATATCGAAAAAGTCATAAAAGAGAGATTTCCAAACGTGAAAGAAGTTACCATTCATGAAGAACCCATAGGGGGTGGAAAGGACGAATGGTAA
- a CDS encoding HD domain-containing protein, with amino-acid sequence MYHKVSRDPLYSEIFLFPLEILAVDSPVIQRLRMLSQLAGAQMSYPSATHTRFSHSLGVMHVAGLYAAHLFGENSPEFRLCRLAGLLHDAGHGPFSHQFDDVVYSGLGYDEGHDQFREHLLLEKLPKYMEEKFENSPQIFKKHVMEDLELVFEKMPKKPFEEIVIKINEIFKGEKFGDPLFNIVQGPLGADRMDFVLRDAYFSGVKHYGTVPLDRIIRNSSILKDSTGKDVLSYNLKVVDDIYTVLFGRFMMYKNVYFHKTSRAADMMIQELLKRSMNFLNFEKSLNNLDEFLQLTDSYVIERTEMLFHQTDKPSKNLREAHEIIQRLKRRDLWKLVVEIPFSTTGIDPSTISKSLGEEKLEEIRKKIQNSLELGKVNVEDKDKVEHILKNFDDIFIVDTPYKLTLVHPDEFLSNSVYINDGNGKVMTFEEFEKAYPTYKLMSGNMLQLVRIYAKEDVRDLMAKYDFIPFNTTQLTTRW; translated from the coding sequence TTGTATCATAAAGTATCTCGAGATCCTCTTTATTCGGAAATATTTTTGTTTCCTTTGGAAATACTTGCGGTGGATTCACCAGTGATTCAAAGACTGAGAATGCTTTCACAATTGGCTGGAGCACAAATGAGCTACCCTTCCGCCACACATACGAGATTCTCCCATTCTCTTGGGGTGATGCATGTAGCAGGATTGTATGCCGCACATCTTTTTGGAGAAAATTCACCCGAATTCAGGTTATGTAGACTTGCTGGCCTTCTTCATGATGCGGGACACGGACCTTTTAGCCATCAATTCGATGATGTGGTTTATTCGGGCCTTGGGTACGATGAAGGCCATGATCAGTTCAGGGAGCATTTGCTTTTAGAGAAATTACCGAAGTACATGGAAGAAAAGTTTGAAAATTCTCCCCAAATCTTTAAAAAGCATGTTATGGAAGATTTGGAGTTAGTTTTTGAAAAGATGCCAAAAAAACCTTTTGAAGAAATTGTGATAAAAATCAACGAGATATTTAAAGGAGAAAAATTCGGTGATCCTCTTTTTAACATAGTTCAAGGTCCCTTGGGTGCCGATAGGATGGACTTCGTTTTGAGAGATGCCTATTTTAGTGGCGTAAAACACTATGGTACAGTTCCACTTGATAGGATAATAAGGAACTCCTCCATTTTGAAAGATTCCACTGGAAAAGATGTGCTGTCTTACAATTTGAAGGTTGTTGATGACATTTACACCGTACTTTTTGGAAGGTTTATGATGTACAAAAACGTCTATTTTCATAAAACATCGAGAGCTGCTGATATGATGATACAGGAACTGCTGAAAAGATCCATGAATTTTTTGAACTTCGAAAAATCTCTGAATAACTTAGATGAATTTCTCCAGCTTACCGATAGTTATGTTATAGAAAGAACTGAAATGCTTTTTCATCAAACCGACAAGCCTTCCAAAAACTTGAGAGAAGCGCACGAAATAATTCAAAGGCTTAAAAGGAGAGATCTTTGGAAACTGGTGGTTGAAATTCCATTTTCTACAACTGGCATCGATCCAAGTACGATTTCCAAATCCCTGGGTGAAGAAAAATTAGAAGAAATAAGGAAGAAGATCCAAAATTCTTTAGAACTCGGGAAAGTAAACGTAGAGGACAAAGATAAAGTTGAACACATCCTGAAAAATTTTGACGATATTTTCATCGTGGACACGCCTTACAAACTAACCTTAGTTCATCCAGATGAATTTCTTTCTAACAGTGTATACATAAACGATGGAAACGGGAAAGTCATGACCTTTGAAGAATTCGAAAAGGCTTATCCTACCTATAAATTGATGTCGGGCAACATGCTTCAGTTGGTAAGAATATACGCTAAAGAAGATGTAAGGGATTTGATGGCAAAGTACGATTTTATCCCTTTTAACACCACTCAACTTACAACCAGATGGTAG